The following are from one region of the Candidatus Eisenbacteria bacterium genome:
- a CDS encoding GHMP kinase, producing the protein MASRIVRSRAPLRISFCGGGTDVSPYPEERGGAVISATINKYAFSSLVERKDEKLTITSLDYDVVAKYSKGKSMAVDSELGLVRAVAERMSAESGFDLFIHTDAPPGSGLGSSSTMVVSLIGTFVNWLKTPLTDYGIAELAYEIERVGLGIAGGRQDQYAATFGGFNFIEFGNGKTVVNSLRMKPSVINELEYGLLLCYTGKTRLSANIVARQTRSYIERKEEVVRALDAIKQDAIVMKDLLLLGKLSEFGELLHLSWGNKKKLDKAITDESIDELYDVARKNGAIGGKILGAGGGGYLLLFCDFGKKHIVAERLEELGGQIVEFGFEFRGLDTWEVG; encoded by the coding sequence GTGGCAAGTAGAATTGTAAGAAGCAGGGCTCCTCTGAGGATTTCATTCTGCGGCGGGGGGACCGACGTTTCCCCTTATCCGGAGGAAAGGGGAGGGGCGGTTATCAGTGCGACGATCAACAAGTATGCCTTCTCGTCTCTTGTTGAAAGAAAGGATGAGAAGCTCACCATCACGTCTCTCGATTATGACGTTGTCGCAAAGTATTCAAAAGGCAAAAGCATGGCTGTCGATTCAGAACTCGGTCTGGTGAGAGCAGTCGCAGAAAGGATGAGTGCGGAATCCGGATTTGATCTCTTCATCCATACTGATGCTCCACCCGGCTCGGGACTCGGCTCTTCTTCAACAATGGTCGTTTCTCTCATCGGGACATTTGTGAACTGGTTGAAAACTCCTCTTACCGATTACGGGATTGCAGAGCTTGCGTACGAGATTGAGAGAGTTGGTCTTGGGATTGCCGGAGGGAGACAGGATCAGTACGCGGCAACTTTCGGAGGATTCAACTTCATTGAGTTTGGAAACGGCAAGACCGTTGTGAATTCGCTCAGGATGAAGCCGTCGGTCATTAACGAGCTAGAGTATGGTCTATTGCTCTGCTACACCGGCAAGACGCGGCTGTCGGCAAACATTGTTGCCAGGCAGACCAGGTCCTACATCGAACGGAAAGAGGAAGTAGTCCGTGCGCTTGATGCGATAAAACAGGATGCGATCGTCATGAAGGACTTGCTTCTCCTCGGAAAGCTCTCTGAGTTTGGCGAGCTTCTGCATCTCTCTTGGGGCAACAAGAAGAAACTCGACAAGGCCATTACTGACGAAAGCATAGACGAGCTCTACGATGTGGCAAGAAAGAACGGTGCGATCGGCGGCAAGATCCTTGGCGCCGGTGGAGGCGGATATCTGCTCCTTTTCTGTGACTTCGGCAAGAAGCACATTGTTGCAGAAAGGCTGGAGGAACTGGGCGGACAGATAGTCGAGTTTGGATTCGAGTTCAGAGGACTTGATACATGGGAGGTTGGGTGA
- a CDS encoding class I SAM-dependent methyltransferase — MPERTSLCPLCSSEILKNLPFEYLYLSKRFPAVKCRRCGVAFLSRKPKEAELEIMYGKSYFDGDFRCGHSGEYFGSEIHMRAGNLDTLGKIEASLGKKGKIIEIGCAGGYFLKTAMGEGWEVFGVEPSPEASRFACEELGLPVHKGTLSSAGLPDESFDAAFLGDVIEHVEFPLDDLREVRRILRPGGILAVAVPTSLDTLSRRLGMLGYSISRRKKTLFSPPYHLIEFTPRTLALFVEAAGFKVRRTIVTKMPANPRKFSGPEKVLFTLLETLNSSLTRLTGMWGDRVFLLGVRE, encoded by the coding sequence TTGCCCGAGAGAACTTCTCTTTGTCCCCTTTGCAGCTCCGAAATCCTGAAGAATCTTCCCTTTGAATACCTCTATCTTTCTAAGAGGTTTCCCGCCGTCAAGTGCAGACGCTGCGGCGTCGCGTTTCTCTCCCGGAAGCCGAAGGAAGCAGAGCTCGAGATCATGTACGGAAAGTCTTATTTTGACGGCGACTTCAGATGTGGACATTCCGGAGAGTACTTTGGAAGTGAGATTCACATGAGAGCGGGGAACCTTGATACGCTCGGCAAGATAGAGGCTTCTCTCGGGAAGAAGGGAAAGATAATTGAGATCGGCTGCGCCGGAGGCTACTTCCTCAAGACTGCAATGGGCGAGGGATGGGAAGTCTTCGGAGTTGAGCCTTCTCCCGAAGCATCCAGATTCGCGTGCGAGGAGCTTGGACTGCCCGTCCACAAAGGAACTCTTTCGAGCGCCGGCCTTCCCGATGAAAGCTTTGATGCTGCTTTCCTGGGGGATGTCATCGAACACGTTGAATTCCCGCTCGACGATCTCCGCGAAGTGAGGCGAATTCTAAGACCTGGCGGCATATTGGCGGTCGCTGTCCCCACGTCGTTGGATACGCTCTCGAGAAGACTGGGGATGCTTGGCTACTCAATATCCAGGAGAAAGAAGACTCTCTTCTCGCCCCCGTACCACCTGATTGAATTCACGCCACGGACACTTGCCCTCTTCGTTGAAGCAGCCGGATTCAAAGTCAGGCGAACAATCGTCACGAAGATGCCTGCCAATCCAAGAAAATTCTCCGGTCCTGAAAAAGTATTGTTTACCTTGCTTGAGACATTGAACTCTTCTCTTACGCGACTGACCGGAATGTGGGGTGACAGAGTCTTTCTCCTGGGAGTGAGAGAGTAA